A genomic region of Alligator mississippiensis isolate rAllMis1 chromosome 4, rAllMis1, whole genome shotgun sequence contains the following coding sequences:
- the GRN gene encoding progranulin gives MPYPRMWALVPLWLVLAGAVASLKCPDGRVCEGFSACCQEPGGDGYACCSLSQVFLKSLPMIQTGIVTEPSRTTCPDGTRCPAEYTCLSTSAGSFSCCPLSEAVSCADGRHCCPQGSHCSADGKSCFTLPDPHDLAAVQCPDGESQCPDDSTCCVTVDGTWGCCPMPEASCCVDKVHCCPHATTCDLARSQCLSADGDQPMRVKFPARKRTPGLGALVLADKTTCPDQKLMCPDDATCCQLPTNQYGCCPLQNAVCCSDQLHCCPQGMTCDLQHSKCTSVLGQMQPLTRLPEVSNSAQNVKCDDFTSCPDGNTCCQLSTGAWGCCAYSEAVCCLDHVHCCPMGYTCSLEQGICQEGDATISWLKKALAQVRVTSTSQEVKCDDQTSCPDGDTCCRLLTGAWGCCPFAEAVCCQDHIHCCPKGYTCDPGQGSCQKGGATISWLKKTTAQVRVTSTSREVKCDDQTSCPDGDTCCRLLTGAWGCCPLPQATCCQDHMHCCPKGYKCSPEGSCEQGGTSIPWLKKTPALVRVTSTSQDVKCDDETSCPDENTCCRLLTGAWGCCPAPEATCCPDHIHCCPKGSKCDLTGSSCLQGSTSIPWLEKTPALRRVTSADQDVKCNSQQFCPDGNTCCRVPGPQGQWTCCPLPQAVCCSDGFRCCPAGHTCDLEHDRCLSKPLRMSVARVHVTSAPQVQNVQCNATVSCEDGQTCCKNLSGAWACCQLPNAVCCKDKQHCCPMGYTCNLVAQTCEKQQAALPEGLGPSAVLLPASPEPSNDVACDSTHFCHDNQTCCKVSMGAWACCPYKKGICCDDKHHCCPHGYRCTKKGLSCIWHGPQRWDGSIFSAGNPKKQMLL, from the exons ATGCCCTACCCAAGGATGTGGGCCCTTGTGCCACTGTGGCTGGTGCTGGCTGGTGCTGTGGCCTCGCTGAAGTGCCCTGATGGACGGGTCTGTGAAGGATTCTcggcctgctgccaggagccaggtggGGATGGCTATGCCTGCTGCTCGCTGTCTCAG GTCTTTTTGAAGTCCCTGCCTATGATCCAGACAGGGATTGTGACTGAGCCCTCCAGAACTACATGTCCTGATGGTACCCGGTGCCCTGCGGAGTACACCTGCCTGAGCACCTCGGCtggctccttctcctgctgccccttGTCAGAG GCCGTCTCCTGTGCTGATGGGCGTCACTGCTGCCCCCAAGGCTCCCACTGCAGTGCTGACGGCAAATCCTGCTTCACACTCCCAG ATCCTCATGACCTGGCTGCTGTCCAGTGTCCTGATGGTGAATCACAGTGTCCTGATGATTCCACCTGCTGTGTAACTGTTGATGGCACCTGGGGGTGCTGCCCTATGCCAGAG GCCTCTTGCTGTGTGGACAAGGTGCACTGCTGTCCTCATGCCACTACCTGTGACCTGGCTCGCTCCCAGtgcctgtcagctgatggggacCAGCCCATGCGTGTGAAATTCCCAGCCAGGAAGCGGACGCCAGGGCTAGGGGCACTAG TGTTGGCTGACAAGACCACCTGCCCAGACCAGAAGTTGATGTGCCCAGATGATGCCACGTGTTGCCAGCTGCCAACTAACCAGTATGGCTGCTGTCCCCTGCAGAAT gctgtTTGCTGCAGCGACCAactgcactgctgcccccagggCATGACCTGTGACCTGCAGCACTCTAAATGCACTTCTGTactgggccagatgcagccacTCACGAGGCTCCCAGAAGTCTCCAACTCAG CTCAGAATGTGAAATGTGATGACTTTACGAGTTGCCCAGATGGGAACACCTGTTGCCAACTGAgcactggggcctggggctgctgtgcctatTCAGAG GCTGTTTGCTGCCTGGACCATGTCCACTGTTGCCCCATGGGCTACACATGCAGCCTAGAACAAGGCATCTGCCAGGAGGGTGATGCCACCATCTCATGGTTGAAGAAAGCCCTAGCACAAGTGAGAGTGACTTCCACAAGCCAAGAGGTGAAATGCGATGACCAGACGTCCTGCCCAGATGGAGATACCTGCTGCAGGCTGTTgacaggggcctggggctgctgtccctTCGCAGAG GCTGTGTGCTGCCAAGACCACATCCACTGTTGCCCCAAGGGGTACACGTGtgacccagggcagggcagctgccagaAGGGTGGTGCCACCATCTCATGGTTGAAGAAAACCACAGCACAAGTGAGAGTGACTTCCACAAGCCGAGAGGTGAAATGCGATGACCAGACGTCCTGTCCAGATGGAGATACCTGCTGCAGGCTGTTgacaggggcctggggctgctgccctctgCCACAG GCCACGTGCTGCCAGGACCACATGCACTGCTGCCCTAAGGGCTACAAGTGCAGCCCAGAGGGCAGCTGTGAGCAGGGTGGCACCAGCATCCCCTGGCTGAAGAAGACCCCGGCTCTGGTGAGAGTGACCTCTACAAGCCAAGATGTGAAGTGCGACGATGAAACATCCTGTCCAGATGAAAacacctgctgcaggctgctgacgggggcctggggctgctgccctgctccagag gccacATGCTGCCCAGATCACATCCACTGCTGCCCCAAGGGCTCCAAGTGCGACTTAACGGGGAGCAGCTGCTTGCAAGGCAGCACCAGCATTCCCTGGCTGGAGAAGACCCCAGCCCTGCGGAGAGTGACCTCTGCAGACCAAGATGTGAAATGCAACAGCCAACAGTTCTGTCCGGATGGAAATAcctgctgcagggtgccaggACCACAGGGACAGTGGACTTGTTGTCCCCTGCCTCAG GCTGTGTGCTGCTCGGATGGCTTCCGCTGCTGTCCTGCAGGCCACACCTGTGACCTGGAACATGACAGGTGCCTGAGCAAACCGTTGAGGATGTCTGTAGCGAGGGTGCATGTGACCAGCGCCCCCCAGGTCCAGAATGTGCAGTGCAATGCAACGGTCAGCTGTGAAGATGGGCAGACCTGCTGCAAGAACTTGTCAGGTGCCTgggcctgctgccagctcccgAAT GCCGTGTGCTGCAAGGACAAGCAGCACTGCTGCCCTATGGGCTACACCTGCAACTTGGTGGCGCAGACTTGtgagaagcagcaggcagcactgcccGAGGGCCTGGGCCCCTcggctgtgctgctgccagccagccccGAGCCCAGCAACGATGTGGCCTGCGACAGCACACACTTCTGCCACGACAACCAGACCTGCTGCAAGGTGTCCATGGGTGCCTGGGCTTGCTGCCCTTACAAGAAG GGTATCTGCTGTGATGacaagcaccactgctgcccccatgGGTACCGCTGCACCAAAAAGGGCCTCAGCTGCATCTGGCATGGGCCCCAGCGCTGGGATGGCAGCATCTTCTCTGCTGGCAACCCAAAGAAGCAGATGTTGCTGTGA